A genomic window from Shewanella vesiculosa includes:
- a CDS encoding copper resistance protein NlpE: MKNVWLIFILIILGCGQQDTSNIDTTTSSKTDLQWQGVYHGIFPCPSCDGMDTTLELIKPNKYTIYTVRLGTDNIPFQGSGTFKWDKTGNIIILDRGHIYRIYSDHLYLLDVKSRRMKGADAQRYRVNKIQALDQQTTTTE, from the coding sequence ATGAAAAATGTATGGTTGATATTCATACTAATAATACTTGGCTGCGGCCAACAAGACACTTCTAATATTGATACCACAACAAGCAGTAAAACAGACTTGCAATGGCAAGGTGTATACCATGGAATATTTCCATGCCCAAGCTGTGATGGTATGGACACCACACTAGAACTTATCAAACCAAACAAATACACCATCTATACCGTCCGTTTAGGCACTGATAACATTCCCTTTCAAGGAAGCGGTACCTTTAAATGGGATAAAACCGGTAATATTATTATCTTAGATCGTGGTCATATTTACCGTATTTATTCAGATCACTTATACCTATTAGATGTTAAATCCCGGCGGATGAAAGGAGCTGATGCACAGCGATATAGAGTTAATAAAATTCAAGCATTAGATCAGCAAACAACAACCACAGAATAA
- a CDS encoding small highly charged protein — MSHSFEFDEDDAPWGDNIKGKPKSKKVKQRRRDTKRRYFDDNAETEFAPAKWK, encoded by the coding sequence ATGTCACACTCATTTGAATTTGATGAAGATGATGCGCCATGGGGCGATAACATCAAGGGAAAACCGAAGTCGAAAAAAGTAAAACAGCGCCGCCGAGATACTAAACGACGTTACTTTGACGATAATGCTGAAACGGAGTTTGCACCTGCTAAGTGGAAGTAA